A window of [Ruminococcus] lactaris ATCC 29176 genomic DNA:
ATGAGAGTGCTTCGGAGGTTCAGTTTGATCTTGCGACTGCGAACGGGATTCCGATCGTAGCGTTTGATTCAGGAAACAGTTATCAGGGAATCCAGTGTATCTGCCGGACAGATAATAAAGAAGCCGCAAAGACGGGTGTGAAGAAATTATGTGAGGCTATCGGTGACAGTGGGGAAATTGCCCTTCTGCTTAATGATTCTGTATCGGAGAATGGAAAAGAAAGAGAAGCCGGTGTAAAAGAGGAGATTAAGGCAAATCATCCTGATGTATCCGTAGTAGAGACGATCTATGTAGATGAACTGGATCAGTTAAAGCGGAAAGCAGCGGCAGAGCAGCTTGGGATGTCTGCAGAAGATCTGGCTGCAGCAGAAGCAGGAGAAAAGATGGATGATGCAGCTCAGACGACAGGCACTGCAAATGGAAGTGGTACAGATACAGCAGAAACTTCTGCAAATGGCGATGACGGAACGGCAGCCGGAGGAACAGATACAGCAACGAAGGACGGAGCAACCGCACCGACTGTAGCGGAAAAGTTTGAGGAAGTAAAGTCGGCAGCCGACAAAATGAGTAACGAAGAGGCGGTTGCGTATTACCTGAAAAAGCATCCGGAACTGAAAGGGATCTTTGCATTGAATGAAACTTCTACCCAGTTGGGGATTCAGGTGCTGGATGAACTGGACAATTCCGATGAAATTCAGATTGTAGGATTTGATGCAGGAAAAGAACAGGTGAAAGCACTGGAGGACGGAGAACTGGATGGACTGGTTGTACAGAATCCATTTGGAATGGGATATGCGGCA
This region includes:
- a CDS encoding substrate-binding domain-containing protein, translating into MMKRRYVAMISAVLCSAMILSACGNSKKTESIYTGDKTEVPAWQANLDAISPSAYADVEGLDLEPGTYISVIGRAGGTPYWDEVKKGVEQAAEDLNESLGYSGDDKIKVVYNAPDENDNIDEMVNILDEELARYPDVIAVSSIDESASEVQFDLATANGIPIVAFDSGNSYQGIQCICRTDNKEAAKTGVKKLCEAIGDSGEIALLLNDSVSENGKEREAGVKEEIKANHPDVSVVETIYVDELDQLKRKAAAEQLGMSAEDLAAAEAGEKMDDAAQTTGTANGSGTDTAETSANGDDGTAAGGTDTATKDGATAPTVAEKFEEVKSAADKMSNEEAVAYYLKKHPELKGIFALNETSTQLGIQVLDELDNSDEIQIVGFDAGKEQVKALEDGELDGLVVQNPFGMGYAAVIASARTVLEIGNEAEVNTGYVWVTAENMDDADIKPLVYK